In Oceanobacillus sp. FSL K6-2867, one DNA window encodes the following:
- a CDS encoding Nramp family divalent metal transporter, with product MGLSQQENEGSADRKDTIVDKIKSVGPGAIIAASFVGPGTITTATQAGASFGYALVWAVVFSIVATMVLQEMSARLGIIAQKGLAEAIRDQFANPIIKYSVMWFVIISISVGCAAYMSGDLNGTSLGISALTGGSVNMIGPIVGVIILILGLTGSYKLIEKLMIVFVVLMSVIFITTMLIAKPDIGGILTGMFIPTIPVGSIITVIALIGTTVVPYNLFIHSTSVQERWNRPEHLKKSRWDIYLSIGVGGLITIAIIVTSGTLMRGMEIQSVVDLAVQLEPLLGSYAEAFLAIGIFSAGFSSATASALGAAVTVSSMLKWKNGMRNWRFKAVFVSVILIGIITFMFNFQPLDVLLFAQALNGILLPGIAILLMIIMNNKKTLGGFRNSLKVNIIGSVVVIICLGLGTYSFVTAIQSFLA from the coding sequence ATGGGTTTATCCCAGCAAGAAAACGAGGGGTCAGCAGATAGGAAGGACACAATCGTAGATAAAATAAAGAGCGTTGGGCCAGGGGCTATTATTGCAGCGTCATTTGTCGGTCCTGGAACTATAACAACTGCAACGCAGGCTGGTGCATCATTTGGTTACGCACTTGTCTGGGCTGTTGTATTTTCCATTGTTGCTACAATGGTTTTACAAGAAATGTCAGCTCGCCTTGGAATTATCGCCCAAAAAGGATTGGCGGAAGCAATAAGGGATCAGTTTGCAAATCCAATTATAAAATACAGTGTCATGTGGTTTGTGATTATATCCATTTCGGTCGGCTGTGCAGCATATATGAGCGGTGATTTAAATGGAACATCATTAGGAATATCTGCCTTAACAGGTGGGTCAGTTAATATGATTGGTCCCATTGTCGGTGTAATCATTCTGATACTTGGTTTAACAGGAAGCTATAAATTAATTGAGAAATTAATGATTGTATTTGTTGTTCTCATGAGTGTTATTTTTATTACAACCATGTTAATAGCAAAGCCGGATATTGGTGGGATTCTTACAGGTATGTTTATCCCAACTATTCCGGTCGGGTCCATTATCACGGTGATTGCGTTAATCGGGACAACGGTTGTACCATATAACTTATTTATTCACTCGACATCTGTGCAGGAGAGATGGAACCGGCCTGAGCATTTAAAAAAGTCTCGTTGGGATATATATTTATCAATTGGTGTCGGAGGGTTGATTACAATTGCGATTATAGTCACATCCGGGACATTAATGAGAGGAATGGAAATTCAAAGTGTTGTTGATTTAGCGGTACAATTAGAGCCGCTATTAGGCAGCTATGCAGAAGCATTTCTTGCTATTGGCATCTTTTCAGCAGGATTCTCCTCTGCTACTGCATCAGCACTTGGAGCAGCAGTCACGGTCAGCAGCATGCTGAAATGGAAAAATGGGATGAGGAATTGGCGTTTTAAAGCTGTCTTTGTGTCCGTTATTCTTATTGGAATCATTACGTTTATGTTTAATTTCCAACCATTGGATGTACTTCTCTTTGCACAAGCATTAAATGGTATTCTCTTACCTGGAATTGCAATCCTGCTAATGATTATTATGAACAACAAAAAAACACTTGGCGGTTTTCGCAATTCTCTAAAGGTAAATATAATCGGTTCTGTTGTTGTTATCATCTGTCTTGGTCTTGGAACATATAGTTTTGTTACTGCTATTCAATCGTTCCTGGCATAG
- a CDS encoding MOSC domain-containing protein — translation MEEPYVHKIFLNNKEIQKPFSLQKTGFLRDTESGEVAKSKLDKAIFAYPIKHYTDLQEIGTNGEHFAVLEMDEFTVFIGDTFKIGDAVIQVSQPGPMSRQQLQNGLQTGWYFRVIQEGLIQGATDFELLERPYPEWSIAACTEVVYLHQDDFRAADDLYACDALGDIWRRTLQKRLRGF, via the coding sequence ATGGAAGAACCTTACGTACATAAAATATTTTTAAATAATAAGGAAATTCAAAAGCCCTTTTCATTACAGAAAACGGGATTTTTAAGAGATACAGAAAGTGGAGAAGTCGCGAAAAGCAAGCTGGATAAGGCGATTTTTGCTTACCCAATTAAACATTATACAGACTTGCAGGAGATCGGAACGAACGGTGAACATTTTGCTGTACTGGAAATGGATGAATTTACGGTTTTTATTGGAGATACCTTTAAAATTGGCGACGCCGTAATTCAAGTATCGCAGCCAGGTCCAATGTCAAGACAGCAACTTCAAAATGGATTACAAACAGGCTGGTATTTTCGCGTAATACAGGAGGGCTTGATACAAGGTGCAACAGATTTCGAATTGCTTGAGCGCCCATATCCAGAATGGTCTATTGCGGCATGTACTGAAGTTGTGTATTTGCATCAGGATGATTTTCGCGCAGCAGATGATTTGTATGCATGTGATGCTCTGGGGGATATTTGGAGACGTACACTGCAAAAGAGATTGCGAGGGTTTTAA
- the msrA gene encoding peptide-methionine (S)-S-oxide reductase MsrA, producing MTIKKATFAGGCFWCMVKPFDQWDGVHSVISGYIGGHVENPTYEQVKTGTSGHYEAVEITYDPEIISYETIVDLFWKQIDPTDDGGQFDDRGDQYRTAIFYHDEEQKELAEHAKQELAASSKFSKPIVTAILPASPFYHAEDYHQDFYKTHKAEYEEDRAKSGRDEFINSVWK from the coding sequence ATGACAATTAAAAAGGCGACATTTGCTGGAGGGTGCTTTTGGTGTATGGTAAAGCCATTTGATCAATGGGATGGTGTACATAGCGTAATCTCCGGTTACATTGGTGGACATGTGGAAAATCCAACATATGAACAAGTGAAAACAGGTACGTCAGGACATTATGAAGCAGTAGAAATCACCTATGATCCGGAGATAATTTCCTACGAGACAATTGTTGATTTATTTTGGAAGCAAATTGATCCAACAGATGATGGTGGACAGTTTGATGATCGTGGCGATCAATACCGTACTGCAATCTTTTATCATGATGAAGAGCAGAAAGAATTAGCTGAGCATGCCAAACAGGAATTAGCTGCTAGTAGCAAATTCTCAAAGCCTATTGTTACAGCAATTCTTCCAGCAAGTCCATTTTATCATGCAGAAGATTATCATCAGGATTTTTACAAAACACATAAAGCGGAATATGAAGAAGACCGCGCGAAGTCTGGAAGAGATGAGTTTATTAATTCTGTTTGGAAATAA
- a CDS encoding gamma-glutamyl-gamma-aminobutyrate hydrolase family protein: MKPIIGVTASMETDRAYYSTANRNVKAIIRTGGIPVILPYIIEEGDVAEIVNRLDGLYATGGGDIDPILFGEEPHPKLGLIIPERDRSEFNLIQKMLDKKKPILGVCRGSQILNIAAGGDMYQDIYSQIDKQLLQHSQEAPFDYGSHFVDVEKDSLLHKLTGEDKLRVNSYHHQANRMVTEEFQVSGTASDGVIEAIESKIHPFALGLQWHPEGMAEVNDEASLKIYAGFITACISK, translated from the coding sequence ATGAAACCAATTATTGGAGTAACAGCCTCGATGGAAACAGATCGAGCGTACTACAGCACAGCCAATCGAAATGTGAAAGCGATTATACGAACGGGTGGAATCCCTGTCATTCTACCATATATAATAGAAGAAGGGGACGTTGCAGAAATTGTTAATCGGTTGGATGGTCTTTATGCCACAGGAGGTGGGGATATTGATCCTATTTTATTTGGAGAAGAACCACATCCTAAGCTTGGTTTGATTATACCAGAACGGGACCGATCAGAATTTAACCTGATTCAAAAAATGTTGGATAAGAAAAAGCCAATTCTTGGTGTTTGCAGGGGGAGTCAGATTTTAAACATTGCTGCAGGTGGAGATATGTATCAGGATATTTATTCACAAATCGATAAACAATTGCTTCAGCATTCACAAGAAGCCCCTTTTGATTATGGTTCTCATTTCGTTGATGTCGAGAAAGACTCGTTATTACACAAGCTTACAGGTGAAGACAAACTACGTGTGAATAGCTATCATCATCAGGCTAATCGTATGGTTACGGAAGAGTTCCAGGTTAGTGGGACTGCAAGTGATGGCGTAATCGAGGCAATTGAGAGTAAAATCCATCCTTTTGCCCTTGGTTTACAATGGCATCCGGAGGGCATGGCAGAAGTAAATGATGAAGCATCACTTAAAATTTACGCTGGTTTTATTACGGCATGTATTTCTAAATAG
- a CDS encoding MFS transporter codes for MSVQKSLIPLKTLFVSFHASNTILISFLPLYLYYRGLNGTEIGWVLAVESCASLLAQPIWGYLSDKFKTVRKILFICVIGLLIGSSIFFQMDTLSTILITGAAFYFFATPIGALSDSLAQRRADELNVSFGSIRMWGSVGFAISALIVGKILDQFGVQYMIWPYLFFGFVILLVLIPMQDVKVESEPVKLKDVRRIVANKPFLLFLAVIVFITITHRMNDYYIALYIAELGGSESLVGLAWFMGVISEAAVFALAGFWFRKYRTLIFIIFAAILYTIRWFLYAYVDDPMHVIALQFMHGLTFGVFYTAAFEYVTRLIPSFLQSTGHLIFFSVYFGLSGIIGSLAGGPIIEVFGGSTMYLFMGSLAAIGTVSLILYHLLPFGKENTVREME; via the coding sequence TTGTCCGTACAAAAATCACTTATACCTTTAAAAACATTGTTTGTAAGCTTTCATGCCTCCAATACCATTCTTATTAGTTTTTTACCACTCTATTTGTATTATCGTGGATTAAACGGAACTGAAATTGGCTGGGTGCTTGCAGTTGAATCATGTGCTTCTCTTCTTGCACAGCCAATTTGGGGTTATTTGAGCGATAAATTCAAAACAGTACGAAAAATACTGTTCATTTGTGTTATCGGTCTTCTGATTGGAAGTTCCATCTTTTTTCAGATGGATACTCTATCGACCATCTTAATTACTGGTGCTGCCTTTTATTTCTTCGCAACACCAATAGGAGCATTGAGCGATAGCCTCGCCCAAAGACGAGCAGATGAATTAAATGTATCGTTTGGGTCTATTCGTATGTGGGGTTCTGTAGGCTTTGCAATATCAGCATTAATTGTTGGCAAAATTCTTGATCAATTCGGCGTTCAATATATGATTTGGCCCTATTTATTTTTTGGATTCGTTATTTTATTAGTCCTCATCCCAATGCAGGATGTGAAAGTAGAATCAGAGCCTGTAAAATTAAAAGATGTTCGCAGAATTGTTGCAAATAAACCTTTTCTTCTTTTTCTGGCTGTTATTGTCTTTATTACCATAACCCACCGCATGAATGATTATTATATAGCACTTTACATTGCAGAGCTCGGTGGAAGTGAATCTTTAGTTGGGCTTGCATGGTTTATGGGGGTTATTTCAGAAGCTGCAGTTTTTGCACTTGCAGGCTTTTGGTTCAGAAAGTATCGTACATTGATCTTTATTATTTTTGCTGCAATCCTATATACAATCCGCTGGTTCTTATACGCATATGTTGATGATCCGATGCATGTCATCGCCCTTCAATTCATGCACGGTTTAACCTTTGGTGTATTTTACACGGCAGCATTTGAATATGTGACACGATTAATACCAAGTTTTTTACAATCGACCGGGCATCTCATTTTCTTCTCGGTGTACTTTGGTCTTTCCGGGATTATCGGCTCCCTGGCAGGTGGTCCGATTATCGAGGTATTTGGTGGAAGCACGATGTATTTATTTATGGGATCTCTCGCAGCAATCGGAACGGTCTCGCTTATACTTTACCACTTGCTGCCATTTGGAAAAGAGAATACTGTTCGCGAAATGGAATAA
- a CDS encoding NCS2 family permease, which produces MKKYFQFDELRTNYRTEFMAGLTTFLAMAYILFVNPSILSEAGMDEQAVFAATAIAAAVGSLFMGVIAKYPIALAPGMGLNAFFAYTVVLGYGIPWQTALAGVLASGIIFIIFTLTGLREIIINAIPSNMKLAVGAGIGLFIALVGLINSGIIVSDEATLVSLGDLTSPTVLLAIFGVVVSVILLTLGLKAGIFYGMILTAIVGMIFGLIAVPSGIGSIVSSVPSLEPTFGQAFMHFGEIFTLEMLVVILTFLFVDFFDTAGTLLAVARQAGLVKDNKLPRAGRALFADSTATVVGAVVGTSTTTSYVESTSGVAVGGRSGFTSVVTAGFFLLALFFSPLLSVVTAEVTAPALIIVGVMMASALKHIEWDQFEIAVPAFLTVLMMPLTYSIATGIAIGFIFYPITMIVKGRAKEIHPIMYGLFIVFILYFIFLS; this is translated from the coding sequence ATGAAGAAGTATTTTCAGTTTGATGAACTGCGGACGAATTACAGAACGGAGTTTATGGCTGGTTTAACAACGTTTTTAGCGATGGCTTATATTCTTTTTGTTAACCCATCAATACTTTCAGAAGCGGGAATGGATGAGCAGGCTGTCTTTGCAGCAACTGCCATAGCTGCTGCTGTTGGATCATTATTTATGGGAGTGATTGCGAAATATCCAATTGCATTGGCACCGGGAATGGGATTGAACGCCTTTTTTGCATACACCGTTGTATTAGGCTATGGGATTCCTTGGCAAACGGCATTAGCAGGAGTTTTAGCATCAGGAATTATCTTTATTATTTTTACATTAACAGGCTTACGTGAAATTATTATTAATGCTATTCCATCCAATATGAAACTGGCTGTTGGAGCAGGAATTGGGTTGTTCATTGCTTTAGTTGGGCTTATTAACTCAGGAATTATTGTTAGTGATGAAGCCACTTTAGTTTCACTTGGTGACTTAACCTCACCAACTGTTTTACTGGCTATCTTTGGAGTTGTCGTATCCGTTATACTTCTAACGCTCGGTCTAAAGGCTGGAATTTTTTACGGAATGATTCTGACAGCTATTGTGGGAATGATCTTCGGATTAATCGCTGTACCTTCTGGAATTGGCAGTATCGTGAGTTCTGTTCCAAGTCTGGAGCCAACATTTGGCCAGGCATTTATGCATTTTGGTGAAATTTTTACATTAGAAATGCTCGTTGTTATTCTAACGTTTTTATTTGTTGATTTCTTTGATACTGCTGGGACACTGTTAGCAGTTGCAAGACAAGCTGGTTTAGTGAAGGATAATAAACTGCCTCGTGCAGGAAGAGCATTGTTTGCAGATTCGACTGCAACTGTAGTTGGAGCAGTTGTTGGTACATCTACAACAACTTCTTATGTCGAATCAACGTCTGGTGTTGCTGTAGGGGGACGCTCAGGATTTACCTCTGTTGTTACAGCTGGATTTTTCTTATTGGCCTTGTTCTTCTCACCATTATTAAGTGTTGTAACAGCAGAAGTGACTGCACCAGCATTAATTATCGTCGGTGTCATGATGGCAAGTGCGCTGAAACATATCGAATGGGATCAATTTGAGATCGCAGTACCTGCTTTTTTAACGGTACTCATGATGCCACTAACCTATAGTATTGCAACAGGAATTGCGATTGGTTTTATATTCTATCCAATAACAATGATTGTAAAAGGGCGGGCAAAAGAAATACATCCCATTATGTACGGATTATTCATTGTCTTTATTCTTTATTTTATTTTCTTAAGTTAG
- a CDS encoding TraB/GumN family protein: protein MKRLFTNLLIVMLALVITACQSEETVSFSDEQLEEGLRTEIEKTDGELYESDFDELVELDLSGLGIQDLTGIEFLDDLKILSLEDNEINDFSLLKDLENLEEVNVRSNPVDEEQQALLDELTEQDVVVHFTEETEVVGSPDGPGGFLWKVENGDTTVYLQGTIHAGTEDFYPLNEKIENAYRESDVVVPEIDITDLNVMEVQQLTMDLGVFQDRTTIEDHIPEDVYSELSATLDELGLPLQMVESFKPWFLSSTIQQLMTEQLGFMHGVDQYFLDRAAQDDKEIIALETVEEQLGIFADTSDDYQIQMLEESLVDIDDYEEDMQELFSLYKEGDVDELLAALTEEEAEPSAEDQAFMEALNDERNYGMADTIGEFLEEDNGDTYFVIVGSLHLIMEPHVVSILEEEGYEVEHVY from the coding sequence ATGAAACGTCTATTTACCAATTTACTGATTGTGATGCTTGCACTTGTTATCACTGCCTGCCAATCAGAAGAAACTGTTTCTTTTTCCGATGAGCAACTAGAGGAAGGGTTACGTACGGAGATTGAAAAAACAGACGGAGAGTTGTACGAATCAGATTTCGATGAATTAGTGGAACTCGATCTTTCTGGTTTAGGTATTCAGGATCTTACCGGAATAGAGTTTTTGGATGATTTGAAAATTTTATCATTAGAAGATAATGAAATTAATGATTTCTCTCTTTTAAAGGATTTAGAAAATCTCGAAGAAGTTAATGTAAGGAGTAATCCAGTTGATGAAGAGCAACAAGCACTATTAGATGAATTAACCGAACAAGACGTTGTCGTTCATTTCACAGAGGAAACAGAGGTCGTTGGAAGTCCGGACGGTCCGGGTGGCTTTTTGTGGAAAGTAGAAAATGGTGATACAACCGTTTACCTGCAAGGAACCATTCATGCTGGAACGGAAGACTTTTATCCATTAAACGAAAAAATTGAAAATGCATATCGAGAATCAGATGTCGTTGTGCCCGAAATTGATATAACCGATTTAAATGTAATGGAGGTACAGCAATTAACAATGGATCTTGGCGTCTTTCAGGACAGGACTACAATAGAAGATCATATTCCAGAAGATGTGTATTCTGAATTATCTGCAACACTAGATGAACTAGGACTGCCGTTACAGATGGTTGAAAGCTTTAAACCATGGTTCCTATCCTCCACCATTCAACAGCTCATGACAGAACAGCTTGGCTTCATGCACGGAGTAGACCAATACTTTTTAGACAGAGCCGCCCAAGATGACAAAGAAATTATTGCCCTCGAAACCGTTGAAGAACAGCTAGGCATCTTCGCAGATACATCGGATGACTATCAAATTCAAATGTTAGAAGAATCATTAGTTGACATTGATGATTATGAAGAGGATATGCAAGAGCTATTTAGCCTTTATAAAGAAGGAGATGTCGATGAACTATTAGCTGCTTTAACCGAAGAAGAGGCAGAACCATCAGCTGAAGACCAAGCATTTATGGAAGCATTGAATGATGAACGAAACTACGGGATGGCCGATACAATTGGGGAATTTCTTGAGGAAGATAATGGCGATACATACTTTGTTATTGTCGGAAGCTTGCATTTGATTATGGAGCCTCATGTTGTCTCTATTTTGGAAGAAGAGGGGTATGAGGTGGAGCATGTTTATTGA
- the hmpA gene encoding NO-inducible flavohemoprotein, whose translation MLDENTIKIVKSTAPVLQEHSQEIGERFYELLFTRVPDLYNMFNQTNQKRGIQQGALAYGVYLAGANIDNLEAIETMVRRVTEKHRALGVQAEQYPIVGETLLVAVKDVLGDAATDEVIEAWEKAYQSIADIFIAIEDKLYQQTEQKSGGWIGNRSFYVDQKVKESEVITSFYLKPEDGKSIPAYKPGQYLTIQAEIKGEKYLHMRHYSLSDAPNKEYYRISVKREDSQNGAPAGIVSNYLHNEVAAGDTLPIRAPAGDFTYTTEEQPIVLLSGGVGITPMMSMLNTLVETHPDREVTFIHATPNSKVHAMREHVEKLAKAYKNITTFVCYSEPTEQDRFENRYDKEGYIDLDWLKTVLSDNQKDFYFCGPLPFLKSINDALKGWGVPKEQRTYELFSPISTIEEA comes from the coding sequence ATGCTTGACGAAAATACGATTAAAATTGTTAAATCAACTGCTCCGGTATTGCAGGAGCATAGTCAGGAAATTGGTGAAAGGTTTTATGAATTGTTATTCACACGTGTTCCTGACTTGTACAACATGTTTAATCAGACAAATCAAAAACGCGGTATTCAGCAGGGAGCATTGGCTTACGGCGTCTATTTAGCTGGTGCAAATATTGATAATCTAGAAGCGATCGAAACAATGGTGCGGAGAGTGACTGAAAAACATCGAGCATTAGGTGTGCAGGCTGAACAATATCCTATTGTAGGTGAAACCTTACTCGTGGCGGTGAAAGATGTGCTCGGTGATGCAGCAACAGATGAGGTCATTGAGGCATGGGAGAAAGCTTACCAATCCATTGCAGATATTTTTATTGCTATTGAGGACAAACTTTACCAGCAGACGGAGCAAAAATCAGGTGGATGGATTGGAAATCGTTCCTTTTATGTAGATCAAAAAGTAAAAGAAAGTGAAGTGATTACCTCTTTCTACTTAAAACCTGAAGATGGAAAAAGTATACCCGCCTATAAGCCTGGTCAATACCTTACAATACAGGCGGAAATTAAGGGCGAAAAATACTTGCACATGAGACATTACAGCTTGTCAGATGCTCCTAATAAGGAGTATTACAGGATCAGCGTGAAACGTGAAGATTCTCAAAATGGTGCACCGGCCGGTATTGTTTCGAATTATCTCCATAATGAAGTCGCAGCAGGAGACACATTGCCAATTAGGGCACCCGCTGGTGATTTTACGTATACAACAGAAGAACAGCCGATTGTTTTGCTTAGTGGAGGAGTAGGGATAACGCCAATGATGAGTATGCTCAATACTTTGGTTGAAACTCACCCTGACCGTGAAGTCACATTTATCCATGCAACTCCGAATAGTAAAGTTCATGCGATGAGAGAACATGTGGAAAAGTTAGCGAAGGCATACAAGAATATAACTACTTTTGTATGCTATTCTGAGCCTACTGAACAGGATCGATTCGAAAATCGTTATGATAAAGAGGGATACATTGACTTGGACTGGCTAAAAACCGTTCTATCTGATAATCAGAAAGACTTTTATTTTTGCGGTCCGCTTCCGTTCTTAAAATCCATAAACGATGCACTTAAGGGATGGGGCGTACCAAAAGAACAACGTACCTATGAATTATTCAGTCCCATCAGCACAATTGAGGAAGCATAA
- a CDS encoding DUF2515 family protein gives MTPTLKRIKKELLNWPRQTINEKQLSDRERQLIDFIYSETKRKNVNNITRTNAYLDFYKRFPEIHWAFLGHMVSRNGGWNMTDLKGSLLSKLLSEEEQEQFFSFLERGNWLIFQDIYPQLLLYEESIKRNTNLFYLLSLFNISFFMEVIWNYFYQVKDEYLLAIALIINEQNYLEERVIQNSYYQTTVLKTLEFKLQELLELNQILFPYTDGIKVEIIGQTIQQFGSLRERILLGKRLYEILFHEENYPYIYKWAIQKPHTASRKDLWPHVFNDINESTPGVPYQRRIKNCHIKPNSPKLYSPILKYAWDHVEQTEAEIADWYSDWQVIHYLKKDDQLTNGDIYNEYCKTLERIEIAILAKEAFLP, from the coding sequence ATGACTCCCACATTAAAAAGGATAAAAAAGGAATTATTAAATTGGCCAAGACAAACGATAAATGAAAAGCAGCTAAGTGACAGGGAACGCCAATTAATCGATTTCATTTATAGTGAAACGAAACGGAAAAATGTAAATAATATCACGAGAACAAATGCCTACTTGGACTTTTATAAAAGGTTTCCAGAAATTCACTGGGCTTTTCTAGGTCACATGGTTTCCCGGAACGGCGGTTGGAATATGACAGATTTGAAAGGAAGTTTATTATCCAAGTTATTATCGGAAGAGGAACAAGAACAATTTTTCTCTTTTTTAGAGCGTGGAAATTGGTTAATTTTCCAAGATATTTATCCTCAACTGCTCCTATATGAAGAAAGTATAAAAAGGAACACCAACTTATTCTATCTTTTGTCATTATTTAATATTTCCTTTTTTATGGAAGTAATTTGGAATTACTTTTATCAAGTGAAAGATGAATATCTTCTGGCCATCGCACTCATTATTAATGAACAAAACTATTTAGAAGAAAGAGTCATCCAGAATTCTTATTATCAAACTACTGTACTTAAAACATTAGAATTCAAACTCCAGGAATTATTGGAATTAAATCAAATCCTTTTTCCATATACCGATGGAATAAAAGTGGAAATTATCGGCCAAACGATACAGCAATTTGGCTCTTTACGTGAGCGTATTTTATTAGGTAAACGTTTATACGAAATCCTTTTTCATGAAGAAAATTATCCATACATTTACAAATGGGCTATTCAAAAGCCCCACACAGCCTCTAGAAAAGACTTATGGCCGCATGTATTTAACGATATCAATGAATCGACACCTGGAGTTCCTTATCAACGAAGAATAAAGAACTGTCACATAAAACCAAATTCCCCTAAATTATATAGTCCGATTTTAAAATATGCATGGGATCATGTTGAACAAACAGAAGCGGAAATTGCAGATTGGTATTCGGATTGGCAAGTGATTCATTACTTAAAAAAAGACGATCAACTAACGAATGGAGACATTTACAATGAATACTGTAAAACATTGGAAAGAATCGAAATTGCCATTCTTGCAAAAGAAGCATTCTTACCATAG